A window of the Teredinibacter franksiae genome harbors these coding sequences:
- a CDS encoding MATE family efflux transporter: MHFKGLPHKKAFHMAWPMILSNISAPLMGIVDTAMLGHLESPLYLGAVAIGANILALLLWMFAFLRMGTTSFVGRAFGAGDTDLLQRQLGQSMALAVIAGFALIALQWLIVPIAIGWMAPNPEIAELATRYCHIRITAAPAAFITFVVIGLLIGLQNTRLPLVITVAANALNIGLDVLFIMVFDWKSDGAAWATLIAEVFAGMLALWLGGYALRRYLNIRWHRPSLQSLLDGNAWAEQLRLHGDLFIRTALLLFIFNFFTAQSGQLGPVVLAGNAILMQLVLFQSFGLDGYAHAAEAMGAKALGEKDLNGFKRSCGANFSAAIVLALVVSTGLLVVKQPLIGLFTNISAVAESVASHYHWLVLFPLVSVWTYILDGIFIGAGKTRIMLLTMVVAVFAGFLPLWWFTQALLNHGLWITFLIFNTIRGASLGWAFYTLSARHKWF; encoded by the coding sequence ATGCATTTCAAAGGGTTACCCCATAAAAAGGCCTTCCACATGGCCTGGCCGATGATCCTCAGCAATATTTCGGCTCCACTGATGGGTATAGTCGATACAGCGATGCTTGGTCACCTGGAAAGCCCTCTTTACCTCGGTGCTGTGGCTATAGGTGCCAATATTCTTGCGCTGTTACTGTGGATGTTCGCGTTTTTACGTATGGGCACCACCAGTTTCGTCGGCCGAGCTTTCGGCGCCGGGGACACCGACTTGCTACAGCGACAGCTCGGTCAAAGTATGGCGCTGGCGGTTATAGCCGGCTTTGCGCTTATTGCTCTGCAGTGGCTGATAGTACCCATCGCTATTGGCTGGATGGCGCCCAACCCCGAAATTGCCGAGCTGGCCACACGCTATTGCCACATTCGCATCACCGCCGCGCCGGCCGCGTTTATTACCTTTGTGGTGATAGGGCTGTTGATTGGTCTACAGAACACCCGCTTGCCCCTTGTGATCACCGTCGCCGCTAATGCCCTCAACATTGGTCTCGATGTACTGTTTATTATGGTGTTCGATTGGAAGAGTGACGGTGCCGCATGGGCAACGTTAATTGCCGAAGTGTTTGCAGGGATGCTCGCGCTGTGGTTGGGCGGCTATGCACTGCGGCGCTATTTAAACATCCGCTGGCATCGCCCCAGCCTGCAATCACTGCTTGATGGCAATGCCTGGGCGGAGCAATTAAGGCTCCACGGTGACCTGTTTATTCGCACCGCACTACTCTTGTTTATCTTCAATTTTTTTACCGCTCAGAGTGGGCAACTGGGCCCAGTCGTTCTCGCAGGCAACGCCATTCTCATGCAACTGGTACTGTTTCAGTCTTTTGGTTTAGATGGCTATGCCCACGCCGCCGAAGCCATGGGTGCCAAGGCCTTGGGTGAAAAGGACCTCAACGGCTTTAAACGCAGCTGCGGTGCCAATTTTAGCGCTGCTATTGTGCTGGCGCTGGTCGTTTCCACGGGCCTGCTAGTGGTGAAACAGCCGTTGATCGGGCTGTTCACTAATATTTCCGCCGTCGCTGAGTCCGTCGCCAGTCACTACCACTGGTTGGTGCTCTTCCCGTTAGTCAGCGTTTGGACCTACATACTCGACGGTATCTTTATTGGTGCCGGAAAAACCCGGATCATGCTATTAACCATGGTGGTCGCGGTGTTCGCTGGATTTCTGCCTTTATGGTGGTTCACCCAAGCTCTGCTCAACCATGGCCTATGGATTACTTTTCTTATTTTTAACACGATTCGCGGAGCAAGCCTGGGCTGGGCCTTCTATACTCTAAGCGCAAGGCACAAATGGTTCTAA
- the coxB gene encoding cytochrome c oxidase subunit II, protein MLSFSKRSFALLLAITVLVVPAMATAGEWRLNMTEGVTSVSQEVFGLHMTILWWCVAIGVVVFGVMFYSMIVHRKSRGAKAANFHESTTLEIIWTVIPFLILIFMAIPATTTLKKLYDTDNADIDILVTGYQWKWKYEYLGQEVSFFSNLSKKSQAQVYNKEKKTEDYLLDVDEPLIIPVGKKVRFLVTAADVIHSWWVPALAVKRDAIPGYVNESWTYVEEPGTFVGQCAELCGKDHGFMPIVVKAVSQADYDAWLAKKREATLAIAEAAKQTLSFEELYSQGETVYNERCAACHQVDGQGVAGMFPAIAGSAVAVGEMNNHLGVVLNGVNGTAMQAFGEQLTPVQSAAVITFQRNAFGNNMGDSVQPIDVVNFQQGQ, encoded by the coding sequence ATGTTAAGTTTTTCCAAGCGGTCGTTCGCTCTGCTACTTGCGATAACTGTTTTGGTAGTGCCCGCTATGGCTACCGCAGGTGAGTGGCGACTGAACATGACCGAAGGCGTAACCTCCGTCAGCCAGGAGGTATTCGGCCTCCATATGACGATTTTGTGGTGGTGCGTCGCCATTGGTGTTGTGGTCTTTGGGGTAATGTTTTACTCCATGATCGTTCACCGCAAGTCCCGTGGCGCTAAAGCTGCGAATTTTCACGAAAGTACCACGCTGGAAATTATCTGGACGGTTATTCCCTTCCTTATTCTTATCTTTATGGCCATTCCTGCTACGACTACGCTTAAAAAGCTCTATGACACCGATAATGCCGATATCGACATTCTGGTGACGGGTTACCAGTGGAAGTGGAAATACGAATACCTTGGCCAAGAAGTCAGCTTCTTCTCCAACCTGAGCAAAAAATCTCAGGCACAGGTGTACAACAAAGAAAAGAAAACGGAAGACTACCTGTTGGATGTCGACGAGCCGTTGATTATTCCAGTGGGTAAAAAGGTTCGCTTTCTGGTGACCGCCGCCGATGTTATTCACAGCTGGTGGGTACCTGCACTGGCGGTTAAGCGCGATGCTATACCGGGTTATGTCAACGAAAGCTGGACCTACGTGGAAGAGCCTGGCACTTTTGTGGGCCAGTGTGCGGAGCTTTGCGGCAAAGACCACGGCTTTATGCCGATTGTGGTCAAAGCTGTTTCGCAGGCTGATTACGACGCCTGGTTGGCGAAAAAGCGCGAGGCCACATTGGCCATTGCCGAAGCGGCCAAGCAGACTCTCAGTTTCGAAGAGCTCTACAGTCAGGGTGAAACGGTTTACAACGAACGTTGTGCAGCCTGTCACCAAGTTGATGGCCAAGGTGTTGCGGGCATGTTCCCTGCAATTGCCGGTAGTGCTGTTGCCGTGGGTGAGATGAATAATCACCTGGGCGTGGTACTCAACGGCGTCAACGGAACAGCGATGCAGGCCTTTGGCGAGCAGTTAACGCCGGTTCAGTCTGCAGCCGTTATCACTTTTCAGCGTAACGCGTTTGGCAATAACATGGGCGATAGTGTCCAGCCAATCGACGTCGTGAATTTCCAGCAAGGCCAATAA